A region of Streptomyces sp. NBC_01750 DNA encodes the following proteins:
- a CDS encoding aminoglycoside 3'-phosphotransferase, whose protein sequence is MAFSGPPPSTVHVPARIADLTGDRPLLPVWQNELGGLTFQIGKGDGRLFAKWAPAGSGLDLTAEAVRLQWAGGFTPVPRVRDHGADRAGAWLVTHELPGENAVTPRWKADPGTAVRALGAGLRALHERLPVADCPFSWSIESRLERAQLAGIQVPADLPAPPTIDHLVVCHGDPCAPNTLLHEDGTWSGHVDMGALGVADRWADLAVATWSTEWNYGPGWEHTLLDAYGIDPDPYRTDFYRRLWSAT, encoded by the coding sequence ATGGCCTTTTCCGGACCGCCGCCTTCCACCGTGCATGTACCTGCGCGCATCGCCGACCTGACCGGGGACCGGCCACTGCTGCCCGTGTGGCAGAACGAGTTGGGCGGATTGACCTTCCAGATCGGCAAAGGGGATGGCCGACTGTTCGCCAAGTGGGCGCCGGCAGGCTCCGGGCTGGACCTGACCGCCGAGGCGGTACGCCTGCAATGGGCCGGCGGTTTCACGCCCGTGCCCCGCGTACGGGACCACGGAGCGGACCGGGCCGGAGCCTGGCTCGTCACCCATGAGCTTCCCGGCGAGAATGCCGTCACTCCCCGGTGGAAGGCAGATCCTGGAACGGCCGTCCGTGCGCTGGGAGCAGGACTGCGGGCCCTGCACGAGCGGCTGCCCGTGGCCGACTGCCCCTTCAGCTGGTCCATCGAAAGCCGCCTGGAACGCGCCCAGCTCGCGGGCATCCAGGTGCCCGCGGACCTGCCCGCGCCTCCGACGATCGACCACCTTGTCGTGTGCCACGGCGACCCCTGCGCACCGAACACGCTGCTCCACGAGGACGGCACCTGGTCCGGACACGTGGACATGGGTGCCCTCGGTGTCGCCGACCGATGGGCCGACCTGGCCGTTGCCACCTGGAGCACTGAGTGGAACTACGGCCCCGGCTGGGAGCACACGCTCCTCGACGCCTACGGAATCGACCCCGACCCGTACCGGACCGACTTCTACCGCCGTCTCTGGTCCGCGACTTGA
- a CDS encoding GYD domain-containing protein encodes MPTYVTLLNWTDQGVRGYKDTPQRAEAFAAAAQRLGAEVLNIYWTVGPYDLVAVVEAPDDETATAALLQVGGVGNVRTTTLRAFGREEMDRIIAKATG; translated from the coding sequence ATGCCGACGTACGTCACGTTGCTGAACTGGACCGATCAGGGGGTCCGGGGCTACAAGGACACCCCGCAGCGCGCCGAGGCCTTCGCCGCAGCGGCACAAAGGCTCGGGGCAGAGGTCCTGAACATCTACTGGACCGTCGGTCCTTACGACCTCGTGGCCGTCGTAGAGGCACCCGACGACGAGACCGCCACTGCGGCGCTCCTTCAGGTCGGCGGAGTGGGCAACGTCCGTACCACGACCCTGCGGGCCTTCGGCCGGGAGGAGATGGACCGCATCATCGCCAAAGCGACTGGCTGA
- a CDS encoding restriction endonuclease, producing the protein MTRRRPPVRRRTSRRSRRKQQVEAQAVAYGLATIAAIALFAAVVKWIDDHPWVFLVALVLAAAVVGGWLYQRQQRAQWEQVRARGLRYAISQLDALHHREFEHAIRDLMKRDGCADAVQVGGAGDNGADVKATDPFGRRWVIQCKHRRNGLASSPVGTPDLHVLNGTARQLHGADVVVLVTNGRFTSGCPPLAKSQKLHLVDRNLLGEWAASGRPLWDLLRAVPPPRRPTALS; encoded by the coding sequence GTGACCCGCCGCCGGCCGCCAGTGCGGCGGCGCACGTCCCGTAGGAGCAGGCGAAAGCAGCAGGTAGAGGCACAGGCCGTCGCCTATGGCCTGGCTACTATCGCGGCCATCGCGCTCTTCGCCGCAGTGGTCAAATGGATCGATGACCACCCCTGGGTGTTCCTGGTGGCTCTCGTCCTCGCTGCGGCCGTGGTGGGCGGATGGTTGTACCAGCGCCAGCAGCGGGCGCAGTGGGAGCAGGTCCGGGCTCGTGGCCTGCGGTACGCGATAAGTCAGCTGGACGCGCTCCATCATCGGGAATTCGAGCACGCCATACGGGACCTGATGAAGCGGGACGGCTGCGCTGATGCGGTACAGGTCGGCGGGGCAGGCGACAACGGAGCAGATGTGAAGGCCACCGACCCATTCGGGCGTCGCTGGGTCATCCAGTGCAAGCACCGCCGCAACGGCCTGGCCAGCTCACCGGTGGGAACCCCCGACCTGCATGTCCTCAACGGCACCGCCCGCCAGCTCCACGGTGCAGACGTTGTGGTCCTCGTGACGAACGGCCGCTTCACCTCCGGCTGTCCCCCACTGGCCAAGTCACAGAAGCTCCACCTGGTCGACCGCAACCTACTCGGAGAATGGGCCGCCAGCGGACGACCACTGTGGGATCTCCTCCGAGCGGTGCCACCACCACGGCGCCCGACAGCGCTGTCATAG
- a CDS encoding DUF4365 domain-containing protein produces the protein MEMLQDSYLRAVAAASGCTMAKPEPDDGIDWQLTHSSTLHVVDCQIDLKIQLKSTWTSAPNPPNGFVSVNLSNDRLKMLARTPVAVHRILVAMIVPKDFAGWVEASHDYLSLRHCAYWRSVTGKESSGKDHTAVRVSTAQIFDDVALCQIMERIGQGGAP, from the coding sequence ATGGAGATGCTGCAGGACAGCTACCTCCGGGCAGTCGCGGCCGCCTCTGGGTGCACCATGGCGAAACCGGAACCAGATGACGGCATCGATTGGCAGTTAACCCACTCGTCCACCTTGCACGTGGTCGACTGCCAGATTGACTTGAAGATCCAACTAAAAAGTACGTGGACTTCCGCCCCTAACCCTCCCAATGGCTTTGTTTCCGTGAACCTGAGCAACGATCGCCTCAAAATGCTCGCCCGCACTCCCGTCGCGGTGCATCGAATATTGGTGGCCATGATCGTGCCGAAGGATTTCGCCGGATGGGTGGAGGCGAGTCACGACTATCTCTCTTTGCGTCATTGTGCCTATTGGCGCAGTGTCACCGGTAAGGAATCATCTGGAAAAGACCACACCGCAGTCCGCGTGTCCACTGCCCAAATATTCGATGATGTGGCACTCTGCCAGATCATGGAAAGAATTGGACAGGGAGGGGCGCCGTGA